A region of Paramormyrops kingsleyae isolate MSU_618 chromosome 17, PKINGS_0.4, whole genome shotgun sequence DNA encodes the following proteins:
- the postnb gene encoding periostin, osteoblast specific factor b isoform X2: MKLLVVAALVVVLSVLDRVDSSAYDKIVSHSRIRAKKEGPNVCALQQVSGTKKKYFSTCRNWYQGSICGKKAPVLYECCPGYMKLDGMRGCPAVAPIDHVYGTLGLVGARTTQRYSDSSKLREEIEGPGSFTMFAPSNEAWDLLDPNIRSALEDNVNIELYNALHYHMANKRLLTKDLRNGMKITSMYNDLELIINHYPNGVVTVNCARIIHGNQVATNGVVHVIDRVITSVGNTIQDIIEVDPDLSALSTAATASGLLDKLGEPGHFTLFAPTDEAFSKLDREVLERIMGNRGALQALLNFHLLDSVLCSEAIMAGASYETLEGHNIEIGCDGESLTINGVKMVLKKDIVTSNGVIHLIDQVLMPDSAKQVMELVGASQSMYGDMVSELGLVSLMRPKMEYTLLAPFNAAFNDEVMAMDQDELRVILENHILKKKLVLSQLYNGQRLETISGKWLRVFIYRTAVCIENACMVRGSKEGINGALHLLRTFIKPADSNMFQILRSSGKFKIFLSLMEAAGLTQLLQQEGDHTLFAPTDDAFKGLSQQDIALLKRDVNALRTILLYHISNGIFIGGGLEGGVTNLLKSLQGNNLRVLLNNTIQVNSIEVSDPDVMASNGVIHYMQTLIYPEDLPVGSQELQTLLRRVVRHIQIKYVPGYRYREIPLTFLKRTVTRVIQDQRPRYRDRTRNRSFRDVSGEPSITKVTRVIEGEPTITKVTRVIEGEPTITKVTRVIEGEPTFTKVTRVIEGEPAITKVTRVIQGTP, from the exons GCCGGTGCTGTACGAATGCTGCCCTGGATACATGAAGCTGGATGGGATGCGTGGATGCCCTGCAG TGGCCCCCATTGACCACGTGTACGGCACACTGGGCCTTGTGGGAGCCCGCACCACACAGAGGTACTCCGATAGCTCCAAGTTGAGGGAGGAGATTGAGGGACCTGGATCATTTACCATGTTTGCTCCCAGCAATGAAGCTTGGGATCTCTTAGACCCT AACATAAGGAGTGCCCTGGAGGACAATGTGAATATTGAACTCTACAACGCTCTCCATTATCACATGGCCAACAAACGTCTTCTGACCAAAGACCTGAGGAACGGCATGAAGATCACCTCCATGTACAACGATCTTGAGCTTATCATCAACCACTACCCCAATGGG GTCGTCACGGTAAACTGCGCCAGGATTATTCATGGAAACCAGGTGGCCACCAATGGAGTAGTGCATGTCATCGATCGTGTCATCACGAGCGTGGGCAACACCATCCAAGACATCATCGAAGTTGACCCTGATCTCAGCGCCTTAAGC acaGCAGCCACGGCGTCTGGCCTGCTGGACAAACTGGGCGAGCCTGGCCACTTCACCCTGTTCGCACCCACTGATGAGGCTTTCAGCAAGCTGGACCGGGAGGTGTTGGAGAGAATCATGGGAAACAGAGGTGCCCTCCAAG CACTGCTGAACTTCCATCTCCTGGATTCAGTGCTGTGCTCTGAAGCCATTATGGCTGGCGCCTCCTACGAGACACTTGAGGGTCACAACATCGAGATCGGCTGTGATGGCGAGAGCCTGACCATTAACGGTGTCAAGATGGTGCTGAAGAAGGACATCGTCACCAGTAATGGCGTCATCCACCTCATTGACCAGGTCCTCATGCCTGATTCAG ccAAACAGGTGATGGAGTTGGTCGGTGCCTCCCAGTCTATGTATGGTGACATGGTGTCTGAACTGGGTCTGGTGTCCCTGATGAGACCCAAAATGGAATACACGCTCCTGGCCCCCTTTAATGCAGCCTTCAATG ATGAGGTGATGGCCATGGACCAAGATGAACTACGGGTCATCCTGGAGAACCACATCCTGAAGAAGAAGCTGGTCCTGAGCCAGTTGTACAATGGCCAACGCCTGGAGACCATTAGTGGCAAATGGTTGAGAGTTTTCATCTATCGCACA GCTGTCTGCATCGAGAATGCCTGCATGGTGAGGGGCAGCAAAGAAGGCATCAATGGCGCCCTGCACCTCCTGAGGACCTTCATCAAGCCAGCTGACAGCAACATGTTCCAGATCCTGAGATCCAGCGGGAAATTCAA GATATTCCTGTCCTTGATGGAAGCCGCGGGCCTGACTCAGTTGCTGCAGCAGGAGGGCGACCATACGCTATTCGCCCCTACTGATGATGCCTTCAAGGGGCTGAGCCAACAAGACATCGCTCTGTTAAAAC GTGACGTCAACGCCCTGAGGACCATCCTTCTGTACCACATCAGTAACGGCATCTTCATTGGTGGAGGCTTAGAGGGCGGAGTCACCAACCTGCTCAAGTCCCTGCAGGGAAATAATCTGCGAGTGCTGCTT AACAATACCATACAAGTGAATTCTATCGAGGTCTCTGATCCGGATGTCATGGCTTCAAACGGAGTAATTCACTACATGCAAACTCTCATTTACCCTGAAG ATTTGCCAGTGGGAAGCCAAGAGCTACAGACCCTTTTAAGGAGAGTTGTCAGACACATCCAGATCAAG taTGTTCCTGGGTACAGATACAGAGAGATTCCTCTGACTTTCCTGA AGAGGACTGTCACCCGTGTGATCCAAG ATCAGAGACCCAGATACCGTGACAGGACGCGGAACCGCTCTTTCCGTGACGTTTCAG GGGAACCTTCCATCACCAAGGTTACCAGAGTCATCGAAGGAGAACCGACCATCACCAAGGTCACAAGAGTCATTGAAGGGGAACCAACCATCACCAAGGTCACAAGAGTCATTGAAGGGGAACCGACCTTCACCAAGGTCACAAGAGTCattgaaggggaacctgcaatCACAAAAGTTACCAGAGTCATCCAAGGTACACCCTGA
- the postnb gene encoding periostin, osteoblast specific factor b isoform X1: MKLLVVAALVVVLSVLDRVDSSAYDKIVSHSRIRAKKEGPNVCALQQVSGTKKKYFSTCRNWYQGSICGKKAPVLYECCPGYMKLDGMRGCPAVAPIDHVYGTLGLVGARTTQRYSDSSKLREEIEGPGSFTMFAPSNEAWDLLDPNIRSALEDNVNIELYNALHYHMANKRLLTKDLRNGMKITSMYNDLELIINHYPNGVVTVNCARIIHGNQVATNGVVHVIDRVITSVGNTIQDIIEVDPDLSALSTAATASGLLDKLGEPGHFTLFAPTDEAFSKLDREVLERIMGNRGALQALLNFHLLDSVLCSEAIMAGASYETLEGHNIEIGCDGESLTINGVKMVLKKDIVTSNGVIHLIDQVLMPDSAKQVMELVGASQSMYGDMVSELGLVSLMRPKMEYTLLAPFNAAFNDEVMAMDQDELRVILENHILKKKLVLSQLYNGQRLETISGKWLRVFIYRTAVCIENACMVRGSKEGINGALHLLRTFIKPADSNMFQILRSSGKFKIFLSLMEAAGLTQLLQQEGDHTLFAPTDDAFKGLSQQDIALLKRDVNALRTILLYHISNGIFIGGGLEGGVTNLLKSLQGNNLRVLLNNTIQVNSIEVSDPDVMASNGVIHYMQTLIYPEDLPVGSQELQTLLRRVVRHIQIKYVPGYRYREIPLTFLKRTVTRVIQDQRPRYRDRTRNRSFRDVSGEPSITKVTRVIEGEPTITKVTRVIEGEPTITKVTRVIEGEPTFTKVTRVIEGEPAITKVTRVIQGGNRRRTRMAPPFRERTH; encoded by the exons GCCGGTGCTGTACGAATGCTGCCCTGGATACATGAAGCTGGATGGGATGCGTGGATGCCCTGCAG TGGCCCCCATTGACCACGTGTACGGCACACTGGGCCTTGTGGGAGCCCGCACCACACAGAGGTACTCCGATAGCTCCAAGTTGAGGGAGGAGATTGAGGGACCTGGATCATTTACCATGTTTGCTCCCAGCAATGAAGCTTGGGATCTCTTAGACCCT AACATAAGGAGTGCCCTGGAGGACAATGTGAATATTGAACTCTACAACGCTCTCCATTATCACATGGCCAACAAACGTCTTCTGACCAAAGACCTGAGGAACGGCATGAAGATCACCTCCATGTACAACGATCTTGAGCTTATCATCAACCACTACCCCAATGGG GTCGTCACGGTAAACTGCGCCAGGATTATTCATGGAAACCAGGTGGCCACCAATGGAGTAGTGCATGTCATCGATCGTGTCATCACGAGCGTGGGCAACACCATCCAAGACATCATCGAAGTTGACCCTGATCTCAGCGCCTTAAGC acaGCAGCCACGGCGTCTGGCCTGCTGGACAAACTGGGCGAGCCTGGCCACTTCACCCTGTTCGCACCCACTGATGAGGCTTTCAGCAAGCTGGACCGGGAGGTGTTGGAGAGAATCATGGGAAACAGAGGTGCCCTCCAAG CACTGCTGAACTTCCATCTCCTGGATTCAGTGCTGTGCTCTGAAGCCATTATGGCTGGCGCCTCCTACGAGACACTTGAGGGTCACAACATCGAGATCGGCTGTGATGGCGAGAGCCTGACCATTAACGGTGTCAAGATGGTGCTGAAGAAGGACATCGTCACCAGTAATGGCGTCATCCACCTCATTGACCAGGTCCTCATGCCTGATTCAG ccAAACAGGTGATGGAGTTGGTCGGTGCCTCCCAGTCTATGTATGGTGACATGGTGTCTGAACTGGGTCTGGTGTCCCTGATGAGACCCAAAATGGAATACACGCTCCTGGCCCCCTTTAATGCAGCCTTCAATG ATGAGGTGATGGCCATGGACCAAGATGAACTACGGGTCATCCTGGAGAACCACATCCTGAAGAAGAAGCTGGTCCTGAGCCAGTTGTACAATGGCCAACGCCTGGAGACCATTAGTGGCAAATGGTTGAGAGTTTTCATCTATCGCACA GCTGTCTGCATCGAGAATGCCTGCATGGTGAGGGGCAGCAAAGAAGGCATCAATGGCGCCCTGCACCTCCTGAGGACCTTCATCAAGCCAGCTGACAGCAACATGTTCCAGATCCTGAGATCCAGCGGGAAATTCAA GATATTCCTGTCCTTGATGGAAGCCGCGGGCCTGACTCAGTTGCTGCAGCAGGAGGGCGACCATACGCTATTCGCCCCTACTGATGATGCCTTCAAGGGGCTGAGCCAACAAGACATCGCTCTGTTAAAAC GTGACGTCAACGCCCTGAGGACCATCCTTCTGTACCACATCAGTAACGGCATCTTCATTGGTGGAGGCTTAGAGGGCGGAGTCACCAACCTGCTCAAGTCCCTGCAGGGAAATAATCTGCGAGTGCTGCTT AACAATACCATACAAGTGAATTCTATCGAGGTCTCTGATCCGGATGTCATGGCTTCAAACGGAGTAATTCACTACATGCAAACTCTCATTTACCCTGAAG ATTTGCCAGTGGGAAGCCAAGAGCTACAGACCCTTTTAAGGAGAGTTGTCAGACACATCCAGATCAAG taTGTTCCTGGGTACAGATACAGAGAGATTCCTCTGACTTTCCTGA AGAGGACTGTCACCCGTGTGATCCAAG ATCAGAGACCCAGATACCGTGACAGGACGCGGAACCGCTCTTTCCGTGACGTTTCAG GGGAACCTTCCATCACCAAGGTTACCAGAGTCATCGAAGGAGAACCGACCATCACCAAGGTCACAAGAGTCATTGAAGGGGAACCAACCATCACCAAGGTCACAAGAGTCATTGAAGGGGAACCGACCTTCACCAAGGTCACAAGAGTCattgaaggggaacctgcaatCACAAAAGTTACCAGAGTCATCCAAG GAGGAAACAGGAGGAGAACGAGGATGGCCCCGCCTTTCCGGGAGCGCACACACTGA
- the postnb gene encoding periostin, osteoblast specific factor b isoform X3, translated as MKLLVVAALVVVLSVLDRVDSSAYDKIVSHSRIRAKKEGPNVCALQQVSGTKKKYFSTCRNWYQGSICGKKAPVLYECCPGYMKLDGMRGCPAVAPIDHVYGTLGLVGARTTQRYSDSSKLREEIEGPGSFTMFAPSNEAWDLLDPNIRSALEDNVNIELYNALHYHMANKRLLTKDLRNGMKITSMYNDLELIINHYPNGVVTVNCARIIHGNQVATNGVVHVIDRVITSVGNTIQDIIEVDPDLSALSTAATASGLLDKLGEPGHFTLFAPTDEAFSKLDREVLERIMGNRGALQALLNFHLLDSVLCSEAIMAGASYETLEGHNIEIGCDGESLTINGVKMVLKKDIVTSNGVIHLIDQVLMPDSAKQVMELVGASQSMYGDMVSELGLVSLMRPKMEYTLLAPFNAAFNDEVMAMDQDELRVILENHILKKKLVLSQLYNGQRLETISGKWLRVFIYRTAVCIENACMVRGSKEGINGALHLLRTFIKPADSNMFQILRSSGKFKIFLSLMEAAGLTQLLQQEGDHTLFAPTDDAFKGLSQQDIALLKRDVNALRTILLYHISNGIFIGGGLEGGVTNLLKSLQGNNLRVLLNNTIQVNSIEVSDPDVMASNGVIHYMQTLIYPEDLPVGSQELQTLLRRVVRHIQIKYVPGYRYREIPLTFLKRTVTRVIQGEPSITKVTRVIEGEPTITKVTRVIEGEPTITKVTRVIEGEPTFTKVTRVIEGEPAITKVTRVIQGGNRRRTRMAPPFRERTH; from the exons GCCGGTGCTGTACGAATGCTGCCCTGGATACATGAAGCTGGATGGGATGCGTGGATGCCCTGCAG TGGCCCCCATTGACCACGTGTACGGCACACTGGGCCTTGTGGGAGCCCGCACCACACAGAGGTACTCCGATAGCTCCAAGTTGAGGGAGGAGATTGAGGGACCTGGATCATTTACCATGTTTGCTCCCAGCAATGAAGCTTGGGATCTCTTAGACCCT AACATAAGGAGTGCCCTGGAGGACAATGTGAATATTGAACTCTACAACGCTCTCCATTATCACATGGCCAACAAACGTCTTCTGACCAAAGACCTGAGGAACGGCATGAAGATCACCTCCATGTACAACGATCTTGAGCTTATCATCAACCACTACCCCAATGGG GTCGTCACGGTAAACTGCGCCAGGATTATTCATGGAAACCAGGTGGCCACCAATGGAGTAGTGCATGTCATCGATCGTGTCATCACGAGCGTGGGCAACACCATCCAAGACATCATCGAAGTTGACCCTGATCTCAGCGCCTTAAGC acaGCAGCCACGGCGTCTGGCCTGCTGGACAAACTGGGCGAGCCTGGCCACTTCACCCTGTTCGCACCCACTGATGAGGCTTTCAGCAAGCTGGACCGGGAGGTGTTGGAGAGAATCATGGGAAACAGAGGTGCCCTCCAAG CACTGCTGAACTTCCATCTCCTGGATTCAGTGCTGTGCTCTGAAGCCATTATGGCTGGCGCCTCCTACGAGACACTTGAGGGTCACAACATCGAGATCGGCTGTGATGGCGAGAGCCTGACCATTAACGGTGTCAAGATGGTGCTGAAGAAGGACATCGTCACCAGTAATGGCGTCATCCACCTCATTGACCAGGTCCTCATGCCTGATTCAG ccAAACAGGTGATGGAGTTGGTCGGTGCCTCCCAGTCTATGTATGGTGACATGGTGTCTGAACTGGGTCTGGTGTCCCTGATGAGACCCAAAATGGAATACACGCTCCTGGCCCCCTTTAATGCAGCCTTCAATG ATGAGGTGATGGCCATGGACCAAGATGAACTACGGGTCATCCTGGAGAACCACATCCTGAAGAAGAAGCTGGTCCTGAGCCAGTTGTACAATGGCCAACGCCTGGAGACCATTAGTGGCAAATGGTTGAGAGTTTTCATCTATCGCACA GCTGTCTGCATCGAGAATGCCTGCATGGTGAGGGGCAGCAAAGAAGGCATCAATGGCGCCCTGCACCTCCTGAGGACCTTCATCAAGCCAGCTGACAGCAACATGTTCCAGATCCTGAGATCCAGCGGGAAATTCAA GATATTCCTGTCCTTGATGGAAGCCGCGGGCCTGACTCAGTTGCTGCAGCAGGAGGGCGACCATACGCTATTCGCCCCTACTGATGATGCCTTCAAGGGGCTGAGCCAACAAGACATCGCTCTGTTAAAAC GTGACGTCAACGCCCTGAGGACCATCCTTCTGTACCACATCAGTAACGGCATCTTCATTGGTGGAGGCTTAGAGGGCGGAGTCACCAACCTGCTCAAGTCCCTGCAGGGAAATAATCTGCGAGTGCTGCTT AACAATACCATACAAGTGAATTCTATCGAGGTCTCTGATCCGGATGTCATGGCTTCAAACGGAGTAATTCACTACATGCAAACTCTCATTTACCCTGAAG ATTTGCCAGTGGGAAGCCAAGAGCTACAGACCCTTTTAAGGAGAGTTGTCAGACACATCCAGATCAAG taTGTTCCTGGGTACAGATACAGAGAGATTCCTCTGACTTTCCTGA AGAGGACTGTCACCCGTGTGATCCAAG GGGAACCTTCCATCACCAAGGTTACCAGAGTCATCGAAGGAGAACCGACCATCACCAAGGTCACAAGAGTCATTGAAGGGGAACCAACCATCACCAAGGTCACAAGAGTCATTGAAGGGGAACCGACCTTCACCAAGGTCACAAGAGTCattgaaggggaacctgcaatCACAAAAGTTACCAGAGTCATCCAAG GAGGAAACAGGAGGAGAACGAGGATGGCCCCGCCTTTCCGGGAGCGCACACACTGA